The following coding sequences are from one Phoenix dactylifera cultivar Barhee BC4 unplaced genomic scaffold, palm_55x_up_171113_PBpolish2nd_filt_p 000194F, whole genome shotgun sequence window:
- the LOC120105112 gene encoding uncharacterized protein LOC120105112 codes for MEGGISDLGSGDFAVPPAGPPVPAPAAAAAAAAPGEVSPYPVPRILREANLGRPPPGSRGYHPAVALSLAAAHRWAPYDSFMSALRDLMLADFQESISRSNARESLSSLTHHHVPFAACRRFPDDKIYVCIDRAPISFLVLRLNRALAMDRKEGKEYYDAVQDAMNVVMSDDVSSPPVIYNRNIFESVFQLQWIE; via the coding sequence ATGGAAGGAGGAATATCCGACTTGGGTTCGGGCGACTTCGCCGTCCCCCCGGCCGGACCGCCCGTCCccgcccccgccgccgccgccgccgccgccgctcccGGGGAAGTGTCACCCTACCCCGTTCCCCGAATTCTCCGGGAGGCGAACCTCGGCCGCCCTCCTCCGGGCTCACGAGGCTACCACCCTGCCGTCGCCCTAAGCCTCGCCGCCGCGCACCGGTGGGCTCCCTACGACTCCTTCATGTCTGCCCTACGGGACCTCATGCTGGCCGACTTCCAAGAGTCCATCTCGCGCTCCAACGCGCGGGAATCGTTGAGCTCCCTGACTCACCATCACGTGCCCTTCGCCGCCTGCCGCCGGTTCCCGGACGACAAGATCTACGTCTGCATCGATCGGGCGCCGATCAGCTTTCTCGTGCTGAGGCTGAACCGGGCGCTGGCGATGGATCGGAAAGAAGGGAAGGAATACTACGATGCTGTTCAAGATGCGATGAATGTGGTGATGAGCGACGATGTCAGCTCGCCGCCGGTGATCTATAATCGGAACATTTTCGAGTCAGTGTTCCAGTTGCAATGGATAGAATGA